The nucleotide window ATTTATCACGCATTCTCGCATTTTGGTCTTGTTCATGGTGTTTCCAATGATGGTTTTTACCTTGTGGAAAATTACCAAACAATAAACGACACAGCACCAATAAACCCAATGCTTGCGGATAAAGCAATGCTTTAAAGCCCATGACATCGGGTATGATTGCATTCCATAACAGCATAACAATCCATGCTGCGACGAATGCAACACCCGTCATAATGAGTGGGATTATCCAAAAAGGTTTTTTAGTATAGTAAGGCATGGTATTTAATGGTTTAGTAATTTAAGAGATCTAAATAAAGGGCTTCCAATTTTTTGCGGAGGAATTTAACCGCATAGCCTTTTCGAGAAATGATTGTTTTCAACTTCTCGCCTGTTTCGTTCGCAATTTCCTGCAAGGTTCTATCCTCAAACTCATTCCATACAAACACATCTCGCTGATTTTTAGGCAACTCGTCTAAGGCTTGCATCAAGGTCTCCCAAAACAGTTCGCGCAAAAAATCTGTTTCAGGAGTGTTCTCATCGGAATAATAATAATCTAACAAGCTAAATTCATTTTCTTCGTCGTCAAAGTCCATCTCCTCTAAACTAAGCGTGTTCTTCTTCCGATAGCGATCCGTGATTTTGTTTCGTGCCACCCGATATAGCCAACTGCTAACTTTCTCAATTTCATCTACTTGCGTCAAATTGCTGAATTGATACCACACTTCCTGCACAATGTCTTCGGCATCTTCGTCCGTCTTGACACGTCCCCGAACAAAACCGAACAACTTCTTGCTGTACGTTTTGACAACCTCCGTGATATTCGAGCGTTTATCTATTGGCATAAAATAGGTGTCCATCTTTTTTTTGTTTATAGACGAACATGTTTTAAAAATACTTTACGCATGTTATGAATAAGTTCATTGTCGTTCTCAAGCATGAGTTGTTAACATATTCGAAGCGTAACAAATAGCTTTTCCTTATATAAATATCCGTTATTGTATAAAGATTTTAAGCGTTAAATTAATAAAAAACAAGCCAAGTTGGTCAATGTTTTTATCGTGAGGCGGTCTTGTTTGGCATGAAAATTGCACGATTATACATTGTTCCTTCCGTAAATACCCACGCTACCCTTGGTGTTCATGTTACACAAATTCACGACCCAGCTTGGACAATTTCAGATTCGTCGTGCGATCGAGCATCGTAAAGTCCAGCCTTGGCCCCTTGATCCACAGCAGCGTTCTGTTTTATTTGTTGTTCCGCAAGAAGTTGGGGCGCAGCGTTCTTTCTGGCAATTTTTGGATGAGCTACACCTCAAGTGGCGAGGTGTTTTTGTCGCCATTTTGTCTGAACAGGTTGTGTTTATCCCGCCAGCATATATCGGGCAAGCATTGCTCATTAAGCCGGAGGACTGCACGTCACTTGGTCTCCCGAAGAAAAGTTTTTTGGAGAAGGTTTGGTCTCGAAAACCGGATGTTGCGATAGATTTGAGTTTGGAAGCAAACCCCATCTCTGCTTTATTGGTGGGTGGCTCTTCCGCAAAATACCGCATTGGGCCACACCACGAAGATGCTGGTTTGTATTATGACCTCATGTTGGACTTTGGTCAATGTGTGCAAAATGGGCAAAGTCGCATAGAGTATTTAAAAAGACATTTAGGACAAATGGAGCCTATGCCGCTCCTTTTTCGTCATAAAACGACTCCTTTTTTGCGTCCAGTGCGGATGCCCATAAGCAACTAATGAACAGACAAACAAGCCTCTTGACCAACGCAGGAGGCTTTTTTCTTTCGCCATTTGTCCTTTGGGTGAGAACGGGTTAAATTACGACTTTCCCCACCTTTGCGTAACCCTCTTCCAATGCTTACATCTTTAGATTATTCGGTCATTTTTCTATACCTAATTGGCTCTATCGTTTTTGGCCTATGGATGGCAGGAAAACAACGCGATAACAGTGACTATTTTTTTGGCGAACGAAATTTGCCATGGTGGGCCGTGAGTTTCTCGATTGTTGCCACTGAAACCAGTTCGTTGACGGTCATTAGCGTGCCAGCCATCGCATACGGAGGGTCTTTAACGTTTCTCCAAATTGCATTTGGGTACCTAATTGGTCGGATATTGGTGAGCGCAATTTTCTTGCCGCGATACTTTGCTGGTGAATTGACAACGGCGTATGAACTGATTGGCCAACGTTTTGGTGAGCGGATGCGGGTAACAACATCGGTTACGTTTATGATTACCCGTTTGTTGGCGGATGGGGTGCGTCTTTTTGCAACGGCAATTCCTGTAAAAGTGGTACTTGCAGCCAGTGGCTTAGACGTGGCGTATTGGCAAATTATTATAGCGATCTCTTTGGTGACCATTGCTTATACGCTCTTTGGCGGTATAAAAGCCGTGATTTGGATGGATGTGGTTCAGATGTTTTTGTATCTGCTCGGTGCGGTATTGGCGATCACGGTATTGCTGCAAGAAGCGCCCATAGATTGGTTTGCCCAAGCCACGGCAGCAGGAAAAACACAAATCATAGATTTTAGCTCAGATTGGCTTACGTCTCCTTATATGTTTATTACGGCTGTGGTGGGTGGCGCTGTTTTGTCTATGGCTTCGCACGGGACAGATTACCTCATTGTCCAAAGGCTCTTTACCACCAAGAACCTACAAGAAAGCCAACGTGCCTTGGTGATGAGTGGCGTTGTGATTCTGATTCAATTCGCCCTCTTTCTCTCTGTGGGGCTTTTGCTTTGGGTGCATTATGGTGGCGCCACGCCCCAAGCGCTTGGTCTCTCCCGTGCGGATGAGATTTACCCCAAATTTCTGATCGAAGGCTTGCCTGCTGGAGTTTCTGGATTGCTGCTGGTGGCCATTTTTGCCGCTGCAATGAGCACCGTTTCTTCCTCACTCAACTCCCTTTCGGCGGCCTCCGTTATGGACTTGTACAAAAGGTTTGTTCCCAATACTACGCCAGCGTCGGAGTTCCGAATGGCACGCATCACCACCTTGATTTGGAGCGGGTTGTTTGTGGTCTTTGCCAATTTGTTTCAAGATACCAAGCAACCTATTGTAGAGTTGGGCTTGGCTATTGCGTCCTATACTTATGGTGGGCTGTTGGGTGTTTTTCTGTTGGGGCTGCTGAATAAACGTGCAAAACAGACGGATGCCATGATTTCTTTTTTTGTTGCAATCTTGTCAATGGCCGTCATTATTGCACAATTCAAAATTGCTTGGCCTTGGCATACGGTAATTGGGTCTGGAATTTGTTTGATTTTGGGAAGCCTTTTGTCATTCAGACATTCAAAACAACCCGAAGTATAACGCGAAAGACACGATGGGCATACTCACGCGCTTAGGCTTAACCCCTAAAAGACCACGACTCAAACCGGTGGGAAATCGGTTGGAAATTGGAAAGGAAACCCCAAATGCCAATTCACGGAAAAATTGGTGGATAAAAGGAGCTATTTTCATTGGCTTGGTACTGCTCACGCTTTTTTCGTTTCCAGAACAACAATCCTATGATTGGGCAGATGCAAAAGTGGACGATGTTTGGCGTAAAGGGGATGTGATAGCCGATTTTGACTTCCCTATTTATCGGACAGATCAGCAGTTGTCCCGGGAAAAAAAACGGGTCTTGGCAGAACTTGAGCCAATCTTTATCCCAATGGACAATGCAGAGGGGCAGTATGTTGCGAATTTAGATACTTTGGACGTCCGGCTTCAGCGAACCGTTTCTTCTTTCTTGGAATGGGAGTTTAGCCGGAGTAGAGGACTGGGTGACAAAGCCGCCATTGACTCCGCACAATACTATCGCTTTAAGTCCAATTTGCCGATCAATGTAAATGAACGTCAATGGTCTTATTTGCTCGAATCCGCCAAGAGTGTTACGCCGGGGGTCACAACAACCGCGCGTGAGGAAAAAGGGATGGCCTTAAAAGAACAACTTATTCAAAAATTGTCTGGCCTGAGCAACCTATTCGATCAGCCTTCTGTTGAGCTTGTACGGGATAGCATCCACTCGGAAAACATCATGGTTCGGGACAAATCGGCACATGTGGACCGAAGTATCGCCCTAAAAAACATTCTCACCAAAGACCAAATCATCAAACAGGTTGAAAAACAACTTGCAGATACTTTTCCCCAAAAACAAGACACCGTAGCCATTGGTATTGCTTTTTTTGAAGCAACCTTCCAGCCGAATTTGGCTTTTGACCGAGAAACCACGCAGGCGCTTTGGAATACCAATATCGCCCAAATTTCCCCGACCCAAGGGGTGGTCAAAAAAGATCAAGCCATTATTCGACAAGGGGAGGTAGTAACACCGGAGGTTTTGGCAAAATTGCGCTCGTATTCACGGTCGCGGTCTTCGGGAACGGGGGTTATTCCCAACTGGCGAATCACGATTGGCGAGTTGTTGTTGATCCTAAGCATTTATTCTGTCTTCTTTTTATACTTGTATTTATTCCGCAAGCATATTTTTGACCGAAACCTGCATATTTTGCTCATTGCACTTCTTTTTGGTGGCTTTGTGGTGGCTTATGGCATTGTCCTAAGATCGGATGTGGAACAAGCCTTTAAATTGGTGATCCCCGTTACCATCCTTTCCGTGATGTTTACCATCGTCTTTGACTCAAGGGTGGGACTTTTTGGAACCATTACAATGTCTCTGGTTGCGGGCTTGTTGTTCGCCTTCGACTTCGAGCTGACGTTCCTTACCTCGTTTGCAGGCATGATTGCGGTTTTTAGTGTTCGCGATATTCGGAACAGAGGGCAATTTTTGAGTACTGCCGGATTGGTTCACTTTTCGTATGCACTTGGGGCAACTTCTTTTACGTTGTTGCAATCTAATACCGTCGAAAGCTATTTATACACCATGTTGTATGTGGCTATAAATGCAGCACTTACTTTGTTTGTTTATCCCATTGTTTGGGTAATAGAACGTATTTTTGATGTAACCACCGATCTTACCTTGTTAGAACTCTCGGATACAAATCGGCCACTCCTTAAAGAATTAAGTTTGCGTGCTCCGGGAACGTTTAACCACTCGTTACAGGTCTCTAATTTGGCAGAGGCGGCAGCGGTTTCTATTGGTGCCAATGCACTGCTGACCCGTGTCGGTGCGCTCTATCATGATATTGGAAAGATGAGTAAACCGGAATACTTTGTAGAGAACCAACAACCCGGAGAAAACCTTTTAGATGGCTTAACCCCGCGAATGGCCGCATTAATCATCGTAAACCATGTAAAAGAAGGGCTACAACTTGCACAAGAAGCCAAATTGCCCAAGGTGGTGCAGCAGTTTATCCCGATGCATCATGGCTGTATGCGCATCGAGTTTTTCTATCGGAAAGCGTTGGAAGGACAAAAAGACGACGCTTCTCCCATCTTGGAGTCGGATTACCGTTATCCCGGCCCACGACCGAATACATTGGAAACGGCCATTCTTATGTTGGCCGATGGCGTCGAAGCAGCTTCAAAAAGTTTGGAAAAACCAACCCTGAAAAAGCTGGAATCCGTAATTGATAAAATTATTGAAGCCAGAATTGCCGATGGCCAATTGAAGGAGTCCCCGCTAACTTTCCATGACTTGTCTAAAATAAAAGAGGCATTTCTTGGTATCTTGGGCGGGATGTATCACTTCAGGCTGAAATATCCGGGGCAAGAGGAGGAAGTGGAACCCAAGACCGAAGAGCGGAAACTGCGGGGAACAAACGATATACCTACTAAGGAAAATATCGTGATTCCGAAAGAAATGCACGTAAAGCCCACGCTAAAAAAGAAAATGCCCCCCGAAGAATGAGTGCGCTCCGTATAAGCATGTCTGGGGTGATGTTGCTTTAGACCGCAAAAAAACGATCTGGCTATAAATGTTTTGAAAATTGCCTTTTGGTAACAGACAAATAATAACCTTAGCGGAAGTTTTTTGCTTCCCGATAATCATGCAGGGCAGTTTTTTAGAAACTATTGTGCTTGTGAGAATTGCAGTGTTGTTGAAATCAACGAGGCCACCAAGACGCCAAAACGTTGGTAAGTATTTCAAAAAAAGACGAACAACAATAAAATGATAACAATTGACAATTATTTAGACAGCCACTATATCCACCGAAGCAATTGGTTGAGAGCCGCCGTTTTAGGAGCAAATGACGGTATTATCTCAATTTCAAGCCTTGCAATTGGTGTAGCAACAGCAAGCGCTACAAGAGACCCTATTCTATTAGCGACTATTGCAGGGCTTGTGGCAGGTGCATTATCCATGGCCGCTGGTGAATATGTGTCGGTTAGTTCTCAAACAGACATTGAAAAGGCAGATATTGAAAGAGAAAGACAAGAACTTCAAGAAATGCCCGAAATAGAAATAAAAATACTTGCAGAGATTTATGAAAAACGTGGACTTAAAAAGGAAACAGCTTTACAAGTTGCAAAAGAATTAACAGAATTTGACGCCTTGGGGACACATGTTCGAGATGAATTAGGAATAAATGAAATTAGTCAGGCCAACCCTATTCAGGCAGCTTTTGCCTCTGGTGCAGCATTCACTGTTGGAGGACTATTGCCGCTTTTGGTGACACTTTTCGCTACAATTTCTAGTATGGCGTATTTTTTATATGGCTTTACAATTGTATTCCTCGTTATCCTTGGAGCCGTTTCAGCAAGAACAGGTGGCTCAAGTGTAGTTAGGGCCGTAACAAGAATCGTAGTTTGGGGAACAATTGCTATGGGCACTTCTGCCTTGGCTGGATATGTTTTTGGTGTCAATCTGTAATCTGAAGCCTTAAAAAATATGAATATGGCACATTTTTATTTTGTGGAAAATCGTTGAGGTGACAGGAAATTACATTGAAAGGCACGAAGAGTCAGCAGGACTACTTTCCATCCTTTTTTTATTCTCTATGGACTTACATTTTTTAGGATTGCTGGCTTGTATCAAACAAAGAAATACCCAAATATTGTAAATATTTTAGTTTTTAATTTTTGTATTTGTAGTCACCTTATTTGGGAAAGTACAAGAACAAAAAGTGGCTAAATTTGACAGATTGAATCAGAGAAAACAAAAAAGTAACACCAAAAAATTAAATCAATATCAATATTGACCAAGATGGGGACTGAAAAAACTGTTTGGAAAGGAATTGAATAAAGACCAATAAATTGATTTTTTGAACGGGGGATTTTTTGCCTAAAAAAACCGATCTTGTGTACTGCAAAAATGTATATAGGAAAGATGGAATTAGACAGATAAGAGATTTATAAAGTGTTTTTTTAAAACTTAGTTAACTGGAAAGCTTTTGGCCATTACACATGAATAAAATGGAAAATAAATTTAATTTCTATCCAAAAATTATTTTTCTATGTTTTTGACCCCACTCCACGATAGAAGCAATTAAAGGGTCTAATGAATATCCATGTTCTGTTAGACTATATGTTACTTTAGAAGGGTTATCAGGATCTAATTTACGAATTACCAATTTGTTTAATTCTAAATATTTTAACTCCTTGATTAAAGTGCGCGGGGTTATTACTCCCAAATCCCGTTTGAGTTCATTAAAACGTTTTTCTTTATCACATAAACTCGCTAAAATTGCCCCTCTCCAGCGTCCGCCTATAATGTTTATCACATCTTGGACATCTCGAAGTTGCACCTGTTTTTGTTTGTTTTTCATTGTAAAATCAGCATTTTATATAAAGTAGTATCCTAAAAGATAGTTGTAATTTTACAAACCAGTTGTGATTTTAATGTAAAGGCAGTATATTTTGAATACCAAATTTTCTGTTAAAAAGTTTTTGAATTTATGAGGATAACAATTATAGGGGCTTCTACTGGCGTTGGGCTTGAAGCCGTAAAAATAGCACTACAACGCCATCATATTGTAACAACCCTTTCTCGGTCGGAGATTGATTTACCACCAAGCCCAAATCTGATAATACAAAAGGGCAGTGCAACCAATAGGGTTGATTTGCAGAAATCACTCGAAAATGCTGATGCCATTATTGTAGCACTTGGTACTGGCAAAAATATGAAACCTACAAACTTGTATTCAGATTTTGCCAAATTGTTGGTTGATTTGCAAAAAGAAGTAAAGAAGGAAGTTCCGTTTATCATTTTGACAGGTTTTGGGGCAGGGGACAGTTGGGACTATCAGCCTAACTTCATCATGAAATTGTTCTTTAAATATCTTTTAAGAGATGTTTATTCCGATAAAACCAAAATGGAAGAAATCATCAGCCAAACAAATTTAAAATGGGTTATTGCTCGCCCCGGTCTTTTGAAAGACAAGCCTTTGACAGGAAAGTATAGGGTAGAAACTACGCTTTTTAAAGGGATAAAGATTGGTAGTATAAATCGGGCAGATGTTGCGGATTTTTTAGTTAAACAAGCCGAAAACCCTACACAACTGTATAAATATTGTTCATTATCTAATTTGTAAATACATTCATCATGAAAAATCAAAATTTAGCTTCGGGTATTCCGATACCCGTTAAAATCTTTACATGGATGCTCATCGTGGCAGGGAGTTTCTTCTTCTATGTATATACATTTAATCCAAGCCTGAGTTTTCCAAGTGCTACTTTGGATACTTATTCTGCAAAAATGGGTTTTGCAAGTACAGGTGTCCGCATTTTAGGCAGCGTACTTGCCTTGCTTATTTCGGTAATTGCCAATAATCCGCGCTGGTTATTTATTACCCTTATTTCGAGGGTTTTTATAGAATTGGGTGATGTTGTTGTCGGACTTTTGCTTGACGGCGTTACAGCCAATACTTTTGCATTATGCGTTTTAGCCGTAGCTGAAATATGGGCAGTTTTAAAACTTTGGCACGTTATAAACACAAATCCATAATTAATTTGATGTGCTTTTTTGCAAAAGAAGGGGAGGAAATAAAATCCATTCTTTTTTGGTTATGCGATATGTTTTTTGATGGAAAACGATGGGGATACAACATTGCACAACTGGAACCATATCTGTCCACCAATTGCGATTAAAAATACTTTTCAAACCGTTTTGGGGAATCGTCCATATAAGTTTTGATTTGCCAAAAAGAATGCTCCTCGCCCGTAATGCGCAAGTGTAGTAGGTCTTTTCGGAAAAGGCGCATGACCAAACCGATCGGCGTAACGAGCAAGAAAAAAACAATCGTTAGGATTACGCGGCTCATAATGGCCCCCATGACGAAAGCTAAGCCCATCCAGAGGCGATAAATGGGGGTTAATATCTTTGGGGATAAAGTGCCTAAAGTAAATAAAAACAAGCCCAAGACGGATGAGAGATACCCAAAATGTTGATGTGTGGGATCGCCCTTGAAGAGGAACCAGAGGCCGAGAGCGAGTAAAAGCCCACCAATCAACCAGCCGAATTTTTGCAAGGCGCTACGGGAAACGTTTAAGTTCCTGAGTTCCTGAATAATTTCGTGCAACATAGGGGCAAATTGCGTATTTTGGGTTGTCATTTGCCGCAATCCTGCGGTTTTCCTTAAACGCTAAAGTTACGACGAACCACTATGGATCAACAAAACAATGCGCCATTTTTACACTTTATTTTGGACGAGACTTGGACTGATGCCCAGCAAACCGCTTTGTTAGAACTTATGGTTTGGGCGATGTATGTAGATAAAGCCATTCGGGTTGAAGAAAATGAGTTGATAGACCAGATTTTGGACCAAATGTCTGTTGGCGACATCACACCGATTGCCCAATCCCTGAATCCGACCATTGCCAAAGTGCGGGACGCTTTTCATGATGAGCAAGCGGCGGCATACCTCCTCGAAGATATTTGCCTATATTTGGACGATGCCGATGTTCGGGCGCAAGCCTTGGACTATTGTTTGCAAATTCTGGAGGCGGATGGACATCTACATCCAGACGAAGCCACGTTCCTTGAGCATGTCAAAATGCGGTTTCTTCAGTAGATGGTATTTTTTGTAAAGTGATTTCACCTGCCTTGAAAAGTCCAAACGTCCCAAATCTTATTTGGTTTGGGGCGTTTTTTCGTGCGGAAATCCTTTCTGCGCCAGTAGAATTAGGGCAGCCAAGCCAAGAGGGATGAGCATGGCATTCCGAAGCCCCAAAAGTTCACTAGCAAAACCGATGAGGGGCGCACCCGTCATAATGCCGGCAATACCCACAGAAAGTACAACGGCAATCGCTGTTTCGGGCGGGGGATGCTGGAACTTGGTAGCCTCTGAAAACAAGAGCGGAACCAAGGCCGAAGCCCCAAGACCAATGACTGCAAAGGCCGCTATTGCCGAAATAAATTGTTGGGACATCCACAAAAGGGCAAAGCCAATAACGACGATACCAGATCCAAACGTCATGAGTTGACGCACAGAAAAGCGGCCGAAAAATTGGTTTCCAGACCATCGGCCAAGGGTCATGGTAGCAGAAAAGGCCAAAAAACCAGCACTTACCAAGCCAGCTGAAGTTGCGGCTTCGGTTTTGAGGAATAAGCCACTCCAATTTAGAATAATGCCCTCGATGGACATTAAGACAAAGGACGTTAGGGCAAGCAAGACCAAATAGCGTGACCAGCCAACCTTTTCTTTGCGTTGATGGGTTATGGATTCTTTAGGCAGGACAATTTTTAGTAAGTACAAATTGCAGAGGGACAACACAAAGGACAATATACCAAAAAAAGCTTGTGTACTTAGGGAAAGACTACCGGCAATGACGCCAAAAGCAGAACCCAACATTCCACCAAAGCTATACATTCCATGCGAAGCCGCCATAATCGGTTTCCCCGTTTGGTGTTCGTAAGCGCCAGCAGCAGCATTCATGGCCAAGTTCAACATGCCGCTGGCAAGGCCATAGGCCAATAAAACCAGTAGAAAAAGGTAGAAACTTCTGCTGAAGGGTAGCAGTACAAAAGTGGCCAATGAAAGGAAAACACCCCAACGGAGAATGGTTGCTAAGTTGAAATGGCGAATGAGTTTCCCCGTCGGAAAACTTGCCACAAGAGAAAAAAGGGGAATGATGAGTAAAACCATCCCCCAAATTCCATTTTCTGTTTGGAAATAAGTCTTAAATTCTGGAATCCGTGCAGACCATGCGCCAATCAAAATGCTATTGGTCAAAAATGCGAGCCAGATATAAAACGGTTTTTGAGAGCGCATTGGTTTGTCTGTTATTTTTCACTAAGGGCCGCAACACCGGGCAAAGTAATCCCTTCCAGAAACTCCAACATGGCGCCACCGCCCGTAGAGACGTGGCTTACGTCGTCGTCCAATCCAGCCTGAGAAATAGCTGCTACGGAGTCACCACCACCCACAACCGTAAGGCCACCATTCCGTGTTGCTGCTGCGAGTGCCTCGGCCACAGCAATGGTTCCATTGGCAAAATTGGGCATTTCAAAAACACCCATCGGGCCATTCCAAATCACTGTTTTTGCTTGGGTTAGAATGTGTTGATAGCGTGAAATGGTTTCCGGACCAATGTCTAAGCCCATCCAATTTTCGGGAACGCCGGGCGCCGAAACTTGTGTTTGCGCCTCATTTGAAAAGGCATCAGCCGAGAGGTGGTCAACCGGTAAAACCAATTTATCCCCGGCGGTCTCCATTAGGTTTTTTGCCAAGTCGAGTTTGTCCTCTTCACAGAGTGACTTACCAATTTCCATACCTTTAGCCTTGAGGAAGGTGAACGTCATTCCGCCCCCAATGAGCAACCGATCCACTTTGGGGAGAAGGGCCTCGATGACCCCGATTTTGTCCGAGACTTTGGCGCCACCAATGACGGCTACAAATGGTTTTTCGGGAGACTCCAATACTTTGGATAAATATTCCACTTCTTTTTGGAGCAAATACCCCATGCCAGATTGTTGTACAAAATGGGTGATCCCTTCCGTAGAACTGTGGGCGCGGTGTGCAGAGCCAAAAGCATCGTTAATGAAGACATCACCCAATTTTGCGATTTTCGCCGCCAATTCGGGGTCATTTTTGGATTCTTCGGGATAAAAACGGGTGTTTTCTAACAAGACAATACTCCCAACCTCTGCCGAGGCAATTAGTGCTTCCACGTCCGATCCAACCGTATCCGAGGCCATGTGAACTTTTGCGCCAATCAATTCGGCCAATTTACCAGCGGCTGGCTTCAGGCTGTATTGTGGGTCTGGGCCATTTTTGGGGCGTCCGGCATGGCTCATCAAAATGGGAAGTCCACCTTCGGTAAGCACTTTTTGGATGGTGGGTAGCGCTTCGCGAATGCGCGTATCGTCTGTTACCACACCGTTCTTAAGGGGGACGTTAAAGTCCACACGAATCAAAACTTTCTTACCAGCAAGGCTAAGATCGTCTATGGTTAATTTGGGCATGATTTTGGAATTTAGAGCTTTATAAAAAAGGCGCTTGTCCTCCGATCGGTATGGCTCGGATTACAAACGCCAAAAACGTAAGAAAGACCACGTTAGGCCATCATCTTCGCGGCCAAATCCACAACGCGGTTTGAGTATCCCCATTCATTGTCGTACCAGCCCACCACTTTAACAAAAGCACCTTGGGAATTGGTAAGAGCAGGATCAAAAACGCAGGAAGCCGGATCGTGAATCACATCACAAGAAACGATGGGGTCTGCTTGATAGTAGAGAATGCCATTGAGCGGGCCATCGGCAGCGGCTTTGAAGGCGGCATTGATTTCGTCCTTGGTTGCAGATTTGTTCAGGATCACGGTGAGGTCGGTCATTGAAACATCTGGGGTAGGGACACGCACCGCAAATCCGTCTAATTTTCCTTTGAGGTGTGGCAGAACCAAACCAACCGCTTTGGCGGCTCCGGTAGAAGTGGGAACCATCGAGACAGCAGCGGCGCGTGCACGGCGGAGGTCTTTGTGTGGTGCATCTTGGAGGCGTTGATCGGCGGTATAGGCATGAACGGTGGACATATAGCCCTGAACCACACCGAAATTCTCATCCAGAACCTTCACCATTGGTGCAAGGCAGTTGGTGGTACAAGAAGCATTAGACACAATCTTTTCGTTACCCGTCAAGATGTTGTCATTGACGCCCATAACAATAGTCGCATCCACTTCTCCACTTGCAGGGGCGGTAATGAGTACTTTTTTAGCACCGGCTTGCAGGTGAAGACCCGCTTTTTCGGCAGAAGTGAAGATGCCGGTTGCTTCTATCACCAAGTCCACGCCTAATTCTCCCCAAGGCAACTGTGCGGGGTCTTTTTGGGCATAAATTTGGAAACGGTCTCCGTTTACGATAAGCGCACTTTCTTCAGCGGTAACAGGGAAGGGAAGGCGACCATGAACCGAGTCGTACTTCAATAAGTGAGCGAGGGTTTTGGCATCGGTCAGGTCATTTACACCAACCACATCAAATTCTTTGGATCCGCGTTCCAGAATGGCCCTAAAGACCAGACGTCCGATGCGGCCAAAGCCATTGATTGCAATTTTGATTGCCATTTTTTTCTCCTTATGTGCTTTGAAATGAGTTGATAGCAAGTTTGGGTTTCTTAATCCCAAACAACCTACATCATTATTTGCCCAAATTCAAATCCGAAAGCGCTTCGAGAATATGATATT belongs to Rhodothermia bacterium and includes:
- a CDS encoding phosphoglycerate kinase yields the protein MPKLTIDDLSLAGKKVLIRVDFNVPLKNGVVTDDTRIREALPTIQKVLTEGGLPILMSHAGRPKNGPDPQYSLKPAAGKLAELIGAKVHMASDTVGSDVEALIASAEVGSIVLLENTRFYPEESKNDPELAAKIAKLGDVFINDAFGSAHRAHSSTEGITHFVQQSGMGYLLQKEVEYLSKVLESPEKPFVAVIGGAKVSDKIGVIEALLPKVDRLLIGGGMTFTFLKAKGMEIGKSLCEEDKLDLAKNLMETAGDKLVLPVDHLSADAFSNEAQTQVSAPGVPENWMGLDIGPETISRYQHILTQAKTVIWNGPMGVFEMPNFANGTIAVAEALAAATRNGGLTVVGGGDSVAAISQAGLDDDVSHVSTGGGAMLEFLEGITLPGVAALSEK
- the gap gene encoding type I glyceraldehyde-3-phosphate dehydrogenase, which encodes MAIKIAINGFGRIGRLVFRAILERGSKEFDVVGVNDLTDAKTLAHLLKYDSVHGRLPFPVTAEESALIVNGDRFQIYAQKDPAQLPWGELGVDLVIEATGIFTSAEKAGLHLQAGAKKVLITAPASGEVDATIVMGVNDNILTGNEKIVSNASCTTNCLAPMVKVLDENFGVVQGYMSTVHAYTADQRLQDAPHKDLRRARAAAVSMVPTSTGAAKAVGLVLPHLKGKLDGFAVRVPTPDVSMTDLTVILNKSATKDEINAAFKAAADGPLNGILYYQADPIVSCDVIHDPASCVFDPALTNSQGAFVKVVGWYDNEWGYSNRVVDLAAKMMA
- a CDS encoding MFS transporter, with protein sequence MRSQKPFYIWLAFLTNSILIGAWSARIPEFKTYFQTENGIWGMVLLIIPLFSLVASFPTGKLIRHFNLATILRWGVFLSLATFVLLPFSRSFYLFLLVLLAYGLASGMLNLAMNAAAGAYEHQTGKPIMAASHGMYSFGGMLGSAFGVIAGSLSLSTQAFFGILSFVLSLCNLYLLKIVLPKESITHQRKEKVGWSRYLVLLALTSFVLMSIEGIILNWSGLFLKTEAATSAGLVSAGFLAFSATMTLGRWSGNQFFGRFSVRQLMTFGSGIVVIGFALLWMSQQFISAIAAFAVIGLGASALVPLLFSEATKFQHPPPETAIAVVLSVGIAGIMTGAPLIGFASELLGLRNAMLIPLGLAALILLAQKGFPHEKTPQTK